The following coding sequences lie in one Pogoniulus pusillus isolate bPogPus1 chromosome 29, bPogPus1.pri, whole genome shotgun sequence genomic window:
- the DNAJC5 gene encoding dnaJ homolog subfamily C member 5: MADQRQRSLSTSGESLYHVLGLDKNATSDDIKKSYRKLALKYHPDKNPDNPEAAEKFKEINNAHAILTDATKRNIYDKYGSLGLYVAEQFGEENVNTYFVLSSWWAKALFVFCGLITGCYCCCCLCCCCNCCCGKCKPKPPEGEEQEYYVSPEDLEAQLQSDEREASETPIVIQPASATETTQLTADSHPSYHTDGFN; encoded by the exons ATGGCAGACCAGAGGCAACGCTCCCTCTCTACCTCTGGAGAGTCACTGTACCACGTGCTGGGCTTGGACAAGAATGCCACTTCAGATGACATCAAAAAGTCATACAG gaagctGGCATTGAAATACCACCCTGATAAAAACCCTGATaatccagaggcagcagagaagttCAAAGAGATCAATAATGCCCATGCCATCCTGACAGATGCCACCAAGAGAAACATTTATGACAAGTATGGCTCCCTGGGGCTCTATGTGGCAGAGCAGTTTGGGGAGGAAAACGTGAACACCTACTTTGTGCTGTCCAGCTGGTGGGCCAAG gccttgtttgtgttctgtggGCTCATCACAGGCTGCTACTGCtgttgctgtctgtgctgctgctgtaattGTTGCTGTGGGAAGTGTAAACCCAAACCTcctgaaggtgaggagcaggagtACTACGTCTCTCCAGAGGACTTGGAGGCACAGTTGCAGTCAGATGAAAGGG AGGCCTCAGAAACACCTATAGTGATACAGCCAGCATCAGCCACAGAGACAACCCAGCTCACAGCTGACTCCCACCCCAGCTACCACACCGATGGATTTAATTAA